The sequence AGCGCACAAACAGGCATACCTTTAAATATAAAAAAAGGACAATTCCTTTCTCCTTGGGAAGTAAAAAATATTATAGAGAAGGCTGTCTCTGCTGGAAACTCTAATATTATTATAACCGAAAGAGGCACAAGTTTTGGATATAATACACTTGTAACAGATTTTCGCGCTTTACCTATAATGAGAGGTTTCGGCTACCCTGTCTTTTACGATGCTACTCATAGTGTTCAGGAGCCGGGAAAACTCGGTGGAGCATCCGGCGGAAATAGAGAGTTTGTTCCTTACCTTGCAAAAGCTGCTGTTGCTACAGGTTGTGATGGAATTTTTATGGAAGTACACCCCAACCCCGAAAAAGCTCTTTCAGATGGACCTAATATGCTTAAATTAACTGACCTAAAAAAACTTTTAAAACAATTGAAAGAGATACATTATGCCACAAACACAAAATAATAATAAAGAAAAACTGATAAATTATGCTAAAAAAGTTATAGAAATAGAATGTTCAAATCTTGAAAATATAAGAGAAAGAATAGGTGAAGATTTTACTGATGCTGTAAATGCAATGTTACAATGTAAAGGGAAAGTAATTGTAACTGGGATGGGAAAAAGTGGTATAATTGGCAGAAAAATTGCTGGCACTTTTGCAAGTATCGGTACCCCATCTATTTTCCTTCACCCTGGTGATGCTGTTCACGGCGACCTTGGTATGGTTTCGCAGAACGATATCGTTATTATTATTTCCAATAGTGGCGAAACTGATGAAATAACAAGAATTATCCCTTCTGTAAAAAAAATCGGTGCTTTTATAATCTCTCTCACCTCATCTGTATCTTCTTGTATTGGGATGCAGAGCGATATAACTATATCAACAGGAGAAATTGAAGAAGCAGACACTTTTGGAATTATCCCTTCTTCAAGCACTACCTGTGCGCTTGTACTTGGAGATGCGTTAGCTCTTACCCTTATGGCTGCAAAAGGTGTTCAAAAAGAGGATTTTGCATTCTTTCATCCAGCAGGTAATCTTGGCAAAAGGCTTATGCTTAAGGTAAAAGATGTTATGGCAACAGGGGACAAAATTCCTATGGTAGATATTAACTCAAAATTAACTCAAGCTATTAAAGAAATAGACGATAAAAACCTTGGGTTAACTCTTGTGGTTAATCAAAACAAAGTTGTAGAAGGAATTTTAACTGACGGAGATATTAGAAGATTCTTAATCAAGAAGACAGATATTTCTGGTGCACTGTCAAGAAACTGTATGACCCCTAACCCAAAAACTATCGACAAAGAGAACTTAGCAATAAAAGCTCTTGAAGTAATGGAAAAAATGGAAATAACCTCTCTTGTTATTCTTAATAAAAATGGGACTCCTAAAGGTGTTGTTCATTTACACGACCTACTTGGGAAAAAAGAGTTTAAGGTAGGTTATTGAAAATAAAGAATATGATAAAAAAAATCAAATACTTTGTTTCTGATGTTGATGGAGTTCTTACCGACGGAAAAATATTTTATAAAGATAAATGTATGTATAGATTTTTTAATATAAAGGACGGTGTTGCGTTTAAACTTTTAAAAATATCTGGCATACATCCAGTTCTTATAAGCGGTAAAGAATCAAAAGAGACTTATGAAAGGTTTAAACAACTTGGGTTGGAGTATTATTTTGAGGGGATAGAAAATAAAGTTGAGCAGATGGAAGAATTTATTTTTCAGAACAACACTTCTTGGGAAGAAATTTGTTATATCGGTGACGACCTTCCAGATATCCCACCTATGAAAAAATCTGCTTACGCTATTGCCCCTGCTGATGCTGTGGAGGATGTAAAATTAACGGCTCATTATGTATGCAAACAAAAAGGTGGAGACGGAGCGTTCAGAGAAGCTGTTGAACTCATTTTAAAGGAGCAGAATAGATGGACCGATATCTTAGAAAAATTCTTTGCCTCTTGATTGGGCTTATCTTTACTTATGGCTGTTCACCAAAACCAGAACAACCAGTAGTTACAAAAGAAGAAGAAAAGATTGAAGAATTTACTTTTAGACAATTTGCTGATAAAATGAGTTTTGTGCTTACAGGAGAATCTGCGGAGATTGCAAGAAATGATGGTACTTCAGTGAATAAACCTCTATTGTCTTTAACAACTTCCAGTGAATTGATTGAAATTTCAACAGGTAAAGAGGGGAAAGGACAGTTTGATGTTAGTCCCGAAACAAAAAAGATAAATAAGGTTGTTTTTACGGGTAATGTTAAGATTAATTACAAGGAGTTATCAACAGGAAAAGTAAATATGAAAGGAACCTGTAAAAAATTGACCTACCTTGAAACAGAAAAGATGATAATAATGGAAGATAACCCTGTCCTTGAAAGTGGAAGCAATAAATTTTCAGGAGATATAATATACTACAGTTTTGTTGATAACAATTTAAAGATTGATGGGAATGTAAATGTACAAATTCTTACAAAATAGAGTTGTTCTTATATTTTTAGTTTTTATTCTTTTTATGAAACCTTCACACTCACAAGAGATAAATGTTTGCCTCTGGAAGGGTTACAATCCTGTTGTGGCTTTATCTAACCTTGCAAACAAATTTAAAGGAGAGTTCATAATTTCAAAACACGCTGGTCAATCTCTTGTTATAAACCAGGTAGACCTTGAAGAATATATTGAAGGTGTTCTTTCCAAAGAGATGGATTCGCTTTGGCCTCTTGAAGCTTTAAAAGCTCAAGCTGTTCTTTCACGAACTTTTGCTTTACATAAAATGTGCGAAAATAAAAGCAAAAATTTACCTTACGATATAGAAAATTCTATCTTTCATCAGGTCTACGGAGTAACAAATTGTGAAAAAATTAAGGAAGCTGTTTATAGCACCAAAGGCGAAGTTTTAACTGTCAACGGTGAAATTGCTCAAATTTTCTTTCACGCTAACTGTGGTGGTGCAACTGCTCTACCTGAAGAAGTATGGGGAGGAAAATGCCCATCACTTAAATCTGTTAACGACCCTTATTGTGCCAGAACGCCTTATTACCATTGGCAAAAAACATTTACCAAAAGAGAAATTTCTTACTTTATTGGGTTTCCAAATCTTGAAAGTGTGGTTATTTCAGAAAGAGGGAAAAGCGGTAGAGCAAAAAATTTGAAATTTTACGCCACTAATGGTAGAGTAATGGTTTTATCGGCGCATAAATTTAGAATGGCAGTAAACAATAAAGCTCCAAAAATTCTTTTTACTTCACCTTCTGTTATCCCAGGTACAAATTTTTCTATTAGGATGTCAGGAAATAATGTAGTTTTTACTGGCACTGGATATGGGCACGGGGTAGGTATGTGCCAATGGGGAGCCCGCAAGATGGCAGAAGAAGGTAAAGATTATATTGAAATTCTTAAATATTATTTCCAAAATTTTTCATTAGCAAATTATAAACAAATAGACAGTCTTAAAAAATAAGGAGATGAAAATGGAAATAAAAATTCAGTCCGCAGTAGAGATAGATAAAAAGTTTAAAGAATATATTGAAGAAAAGTTTGGCAAGTTAGACAAATTTGTATTTGGTAAAGGTGTGGCTGAGTTGTATATTACCAAAGAGAAACACTTATATTCCTTAAAGATTAGAGTTGATAGCAAAAACTCTTCTATTTTTATTGAAGAGAGTAGCGATGATATTGCCAAAGGGATAGAAAGTCTATACAGCAGAACAAAAAGACAGTTGAGAAAACAACACGATAAAATCACCAATAAGTCCCACAATTAAAAAATAAATATTTAAATTTAAAGGAGTGGATAATGAAGATAATTGATTTTTTAAAGGAAGAATCTGTTTTAATTAACCTACAAGGTAAAACAAAAAGAGAGGCTCTTTCAGAACTTCTTAATGTATTAAAATCTAAAAACTATATTAAAAATAGCAGTGAAATCCTTGACATAGTTTTAGAAAGAGAAAAACTTGGTTCTACTGGTATTGGACAAGGGATAGCTGTTCCTCACGCTAAAACCGACCAGATAGAAAAACTTGTTGGAGCGGTTGGAATATCAGACAACGGCGTCTCTTTTGATTCTCTTGACGGAGAACCTGTAAATATAATATTTTTAATTCTTGCCCCAACAAAATCGATTGGAGAACATTTGAAAGCTCTTGCTAAAATTGCACGACTCCTCAAAAACAGAACCTTCAGAACAGCCCTCAGAAACTCTAAAACTGCTTCAGAAGCTATGCAAATAATAATAGAAGACGACGAAAAGCTTTCTTCAACTACATAAAACCATTTTAAATGAGAAAAATTTACGGATTAGGGCTCTCGCCCGGCATTGTTATTGGTAAGGTATTGATTTTAAAGAACAACCTACTTGGTGACCCTGAGCATACTATTTCTAAAAATAAAATTAACTCTGAGATTGAAAGATTTCTTTCTGCAAAAAAAGAGGCCGAAAAAGAGATTTTAAAAAAACAAGAAGAGTTAAAAGAAACTGCAGGTAACAAGTATGCAGATATTTTTTATTTTCATCTTTCTTTATTGAATGATCCTTTTTTTATTGAGAAAACAAAAGACATAATAACCAAAGAACTGGTTAATACTGAAACTGCTTTAAAAAAAGTTTTAGAAAATATCAGTTACGAGTTTAAAAAATCTTCTGAAGATTTAATGAAAGATAAAAGAATAGATATGTCTGACGTTATTGAGAGAATTATAGTTAAACTGAAGAAAACAGATGTAATGAAAATAAAAAAACAGAAGGAAGAAATTATAGTTGCTCACGACCTTGCACCAAGTCAAACGGTCTCTCTCGACAAGAAATATGTAATAGGTTTTATAACAGAGGTTGGTAGTGTAACTTCTCACACAGCTATTCTTGCTAAGGCTCTTGAAATACCAGCTATTGTTGCTAAAGAGAAGGTAACAGAACTGTTGCAGAACGGTGATTCTGTTATTATTGACACAAATGATGGAATAATTATCCAAAATCCTTCAGCTTCAACAATACAAAAATATAAAAGAAAACAGAAAGAACTTGTTTTGAAAAATAGGCAGTTGTCTTTCTTGAAGAATCTTTTAGGAAAAACAAAAGATGGTAGAAATATTAAATTACAAGCAAACATTGAGTTGCCAGAAGAAATAGAGACAGCAGAAAAATATGGTGCAGAAGGTATCGGTTTGTATAGAACTGAGTATTTATATTTAAACAGAAAAGACCTTCCTTGTGAAGAAGAACAATTCCTTGCGTATAAAAAAGTGTGTGGAAAAACTCAAGAAAACGACATAATTATTAGAACTCTTGATATTGGTGGTGATAAATTTCTATCTAAATCGCCCTACCCTAAAGAGTTGAACCCTTTTCTTGGCTGGAGAGGCATAAGGTTTTGTCTTGAAAGATTAGATATTTTTGAAACTCAGTTAAGGGCTATCTTGAGGGCTGCTGCTTGTGGAAATTTAAAAATTATGTTTCCAATGGTTTCAACTATTGAAGAGATTATTCAATCAAAAGAGATACTTCAAAAAGTAAAAAAAGATTTAAAAAAAGAAAAAGTTGATTTTAATTCTGATATAGATGTTGGGGTGATGATTGAGGTTCCTTCGGCAGCATTAATTTCTTATAGGTTAGCAAAAGAGGTTGATTTTTTTAGTATAGGTTCAAATGACCTTGTTCAATACACTCTTGCAGCAGATAGAGGAAACTCAAAGATTGCACACCTTTACCAACCCTGCCACCCTGCTGTCTTACATTTGATAAAACTGACAATTGAAAATGCGTCAAAAGAAGGTATATGGACAGGGATATGTGGTGAAATGGCTTCTATACCTGAGATAGCTTGTTTACTTGCTGGTTTAGGAGCTGTTGAGTTTAGTATGGCACCCGTTGCCATACCTGCAGTAAAAGATAGATTACGACAGTTTGACTATTCTTACCTGAAAAGTGTTGCAAAAGAGATAGAAGTCTTTGACAACCATTCGGATGTTTATAAGTACCTTCAAAAAAAGTTTAAATAATTTTCTTCCTCAAAAAATATAATGGGAGTATTATGTCAACTAAAAGTTTAATTGAAAAATTCGACAATGATGATATGTTATATAAACTAACAAGTTTTCCGCAACAGTGTGAAACTGCATATTCTATACCAACCAATACTGAAAGGATTCTTCCACCTAAAAATATTATATTTTCTGCAATGGGCGGTTCAGCTATAGGAGGAGATGTACTAAAAACATTATGTGATACTTACTCCAAAACCCCTTTGTATGTCAACAGAGAATATAAGTTTCCCTTATGGGCAAACAAAGATTCTTTATTCCTTATTGCAAGTTATTCTGGCAACACAGAAGAAACAGTTAATGTTTTAAAAGAAGGGCTAAAATCTAATGCTCAGATTGCTTGTATTACAAGCGGAGGGGAGATTGAATCTATATCGAACGCCAATAAAATTCCTATTGCTAAACTTCCTAATGGGTTTCCTCCAAGAAGTGCGTTTGGTTATCTTTTTTTTCCATCTTATAACATTCTTGCAAACCTAAAAATATTAGAACCGTTCAATAAAAATATTCTAAAAAAAATAACTGTTTGGGTAAAAGAATTTTCGCCAGAATCAGAAAATAATTTAGCAATTGCAATAGCAGAAAAGATTTATAATAAAATACCTGTTATTTATTCTTCAAATATGTTATCCTCGTGTAGTTCAAGATGGAAAACACAACTTGCTGAAAATAGTAAAGCTTTCGCTTTTACCAATACCTTCCCAGAGATGAACCATAACGAGATAATGGCTTGGAGAAACCCTAAATGGTTTATCAAAAAAAGTGTTCCAATATTTTTTGAATCTAATAAAGAACATCCACGTATTAAACTTAGGTTTCAAATTACAAAAGAGATTATTTCAAAAGTTCAGCCAGATATAATCACAATCAAAACTGAAGAAAAATCTTTAATAGAAAATATGCTCTATTTAATTATACTTGGTGATTGGGTGAGTTTTTACTTGGCTATATTAAATAAAGAAAACCCGACCGAAATTGAAGAGATACAAATTTTAAAGAAACAACTAACGGAGACACAATGAATCATTCTTACATATTTACATCAGAATCTGTTACGGAAGGTCATCCAGACAAGATATGTGACCAAATATCTGACCTTATACTTGATAACGTGCTTGAATCTGATAAAAAAGGTAGAGTAGCTTGCGAAACACTTGTTACGAGAGGTCTTGTTTTTATTACTGGAGAAATAACAACTGAAAAATATGTTTATATTCCTGAATTAGTAAGAGATTTGATACAAAATATCGGATATATAGATACCTCTTACGGGTTTCATTTTAATGAAAGTGCTATCATTACCTCTATTCAAAACCAATCTCAAGATATAGCGTTAGGGGTTGATAAAGGTGGTGCAGGTGACCAAGGGATGATGTTTGGGTACGCCACAGACGAAACCCCTGAGTTGATGCCATTACCAATTTCACTTGCCCATAAACTTGTTAAACGGCTTTCTTACCTCAGAAAAAGTAGAGAATTACCATATTTAAGGCCTGATGGAAAATCTCAGGTTACTGTTTTATACGAAAACGGTATACCAAAAAGTGTTGAAAGCGTTGTATTATCAACCCAACATAGTCCTGATGTTAGCCAAAAGACTATTCAGAACGACTTAAGAGAGATGGTAATCGATATAATCATCCCTAAAGAGATGCAGAATAAGGATATGAAGGTGTTTATTAACCCAACTGGAAGGTTTGTAATAGGTGGGCCACAAGGCGATACTGGAGTTACTGGTAGGAAAATCATTGTAGATACTTATGGTGGAGTTGGCAGTCACGGTGGAGGTTGCTTTTCTGGAAAAGACCCATCCAAGGTAGATAGGTCGGCTTCATATATGGCAAGGTATCTTGCAAAAAATATTGTAGCTTCTGGTTTAGCAAAAAAATGTCATATACAACTTGCTTATGTTATTGGAATTGCTCAACCGGTATCTATAATGGTAAATACTGAAAAGACAGGACTTATACGAGATAACGATTTAGTCAAAATTATTAGAGATAATTTTGACCTTTCACCTTTAGGAATTATAAAGAAACTTGAACTCTTAAATCCAATTTATCTTAAAACTGCCTGTTATGGACATTTTGGCAGAGAAGAAGAAGGTTTTAAATGGGAAGAAAAAGATTCAGTTCAAATATTTAAAACCAGTTCATAAGCACATATAGTTGTGCCAAAAAACGAAAGACGTAATGATAAAGACGAGGTTTATCCAGAGTAACCCCAAGGGGCTTCGCAATGACATAAAACGGCAGAGAGAAGACATAAAAGAAAGGGAGTTCTTATGAATTTTAGCCCTCGGAAGTACTCGGGAGAAGACGCCGTTAGACAAAAAAATGGAGGGGGTCTATAAGTACTTTTAAAAGATTTGAAATATTAGGAGAAATACTACTTAAAGCATAGCCAAATTTGGCATACGCCAACTATATATAAGAGGAAAAAATGGAATATTCAATTAAAGATATCTCTCTTGCAGAGACAGGTAGAAAACGTGTAGAATGGGCTTTTAAGGAGATGAACGTTTTAAATCTAATAAAGTCAAGGTATTCTAATTCAAAACCTTTAAAAGGGATAAGGGTTGGATGTTGCTTGCACATTACCACTGAAACAGCTAACCTTATGACAACACTAAAAAGTTCTGGAGCAGAAGTATATCTTTGCGCTTCTAACCCTTTAAGTACTCAAGACGATGTTTCAGCACACCTTGTAAAAAATGAAAATATAGGTGTGTTTGGAAAAAGAGGTGAAGATAATAAAAGTTATTATGAAAATATTAACAATATTATGAAAAAAGAACCTCATATCGTTGTTGATGATGGATGCGACCTTATATCTTCTCTTCATAAGAACCCATCTTACGCTACAAATATAATTGGTGCAACTGAAGAAACGACCACAGGGGTAGTAAGACTTAAAAATCTTGCCAGTAACAACCTTCTTAAGTTTCCAGTTATAGCAGTAAATGATGCTAACACGAAACATCTTTTTGACAATAGATACGGTACAGGGCAATCCACAATTGATGGGGTTCTTAGAGCTACAAATATACTTATTAGTGGAAAGATTGCTGTTGTAGCAGGTTATGGGTGGTGTGGCAAAGGTATCGCAAAAAGGTTTGAAGGAATGGGTGCAAAAGTAATTGTTACAGAAACAGACCCCATAAAAGCACTTGAAGCCGCTATGGATGGATACTGGGTAATGCCTATTTCTGAAGCATCAGAAAAGGGCGATATATTCATTACTTCTACAGGAAATACTTCTGTTATTACAATAAATGAAATTTTAAAAATGAAGAGCGGTGCTATACTTGGAAATGCAGGCCATTTTAATGTTGAAATAGATTTAACAGAACTTGAAAAATCGACTATAAAAAAGACAAATATAAGGCAAGGGCTTGACGAATACTCACTAAACAACGGTAGGAATGTTTATATACTTGGAGAAGGTCGGCTTGTAAACCTTGCTTGTGCTGAAGGTCATCCTTCGGCGGTTATGGATTTAAGTTTTGCAAACCAGTTTCTTTCTGTAAAATATATCAGAGAGAATAATCCTTTAGAACCAAAAGTGTACAATGTCCCGCAAGAAATAGATATAGAGGTTGCTCGCCTTAAACTTGAAAGTATGGGTATAAAAATTGATACACTTACAAAACAACAGAAAGAATATATAAATTCATGGAATCTGGGAACATAGAGAGTTCAACAACAAAGAAATTGATTGTTGTTGGAATTACTGGTATATTTGGTTCAGGAAAAACAACAGTAGGAAAAGTGTTTCAAGAGGAAGGTGTTCCATACTTTTCGCTTGATGCTATTGTTCATCAAATTCTTAAAAGAGAAGATGTTAAAAAGAGCCTACAACTTATTTTTGGCGATAAGATAATCAATAACCAAGAGGTTGATAAAAAAACTATTGCCAAAACCATCTTCTCAAATACAACGAAAAAAAAAGAACACGAGGAGTTGATACACCCACTTGTTTTTGCTGAGTTTAATAAAATAATATTTGATTTTAGAAATAAAGGTGGTATAATAGTGTTTGAGATTCCTTTACTTTTTGAAACTAAATCGGAATCCTTCTTTAGTAAAATAATTGTGGTAAGTTCTCCGCTTGATAAAATATATTCACGATTAAAAGAGAAGTTTTCGCCTGAAGATATAAAAAGCAGACTAGCAAACCAAATTCCTTTGAAACAAAAAGAGAAAAACGCATCTTATATCATTTTCAACTCCGGTTCTTTATATGAAACAACCGCGCAGGTAAAAAAAATTATCAAAGATTTACAAAAAGAGCTCCATAAAAGCTCACTATTTTAAAACCTAAAATTAAATCTATCAACCCCTTCAAAAAAAATTAAAGTTTATAATTGAATATTATTATTAGGAGGATATACAATGCAACAAAAAAAAGAAACTGATATTTCTATGTTAAGAAAATTAACAATGGCAGAACTTCAAGCGATATCAAAAAACTTAAAAATAAACGGAGTTAGTAATCTTAGAAAAGAAGAATTAATCTACAAAATAATGGAATCTCAAACACAAAAGGATAGTCTATTGATAGGTGAAGGTGTCCTGGAAATTTTACCTGACGGGTTTGGGTTTCTCCGTTCACCAAACTACAATTATCTACCAGGACCTGACGATATTTACATATCTCCATCCCAAATTAAAAAATTCGCCTTAAAGACAGGAGATACTGTTGGTGGACAAATTAGACCTCCAAAAGAGAATGAAAAATATTTTGCACTTCTTAAGGTTGAAAAAGTAAACAACGACCTACCAGAAAACATTCAAATGAGAATTCCTTTTGAAGAACTAACCCCAATACATCCTAACAAAAGATTTATTCTTGAGACAACTCCTGATGAACTCACTACAAGGGTTATAGATATTTCTACCCCTATTGGAAAAGGACAAAGAGGGTTGATTGTTTCCCCACCAAGAACTGGTAAAACTGTTATTTTACAAAAACTTGCAAACGCAATTGCAACAAATAATCCTGAAGTATATTTGATTGTTTTATTGGTTGCGGAAAGGCCAGAAGAAGTTACCGAAATGAGA comes from bacterium and encodes:
- the kdsA gene encoding 3-deoxy-8-phosphooctulonate synthase; this encodes MVKRIKIGKFEVGEGTFCLLAGPCVIEDELTLFKTAEFLKEITSYEDIPFVFKSSFDKANRTSIQSYRGPGLKKGLKLLAKVKEKFNLPIITDIHCVSQVKDISEVVDIIQIPAFLCRQTDLLLKSAQTGIPLNIKKGQFLSPWEVKNIIEKAVSAGNSNIIITERGTSFGYNTLVTDFRALPIMRGFGYPVFYDATHSVQEPGKLGGASGGNREFVPYLAKAAVATGCDGIFMEVHPNPEKALSDGPNMLKLTDLKKLLKQLKEIHYATNTK
- a CDS encoding KpsF/GutQ family sugar-phosphate isomerase, producing MPQTQNNNKEKLINYAKKVIEIECSNLENIRERIGEDFTDAVNAMLQCKGKVIVTGMGKSGIIGRKIAGTFASIGTPSIFLHPGDAVHGDLGMVSQNDIVIIISNSGETDEITRIIPSVKKIGAFIISLTSSVSSCIGMQSDITISTGEIEEADTFGIIPSSSTTCALVLGDALALTLMAAKGVQKEDFAFFHPAGNLGKRLMLKVKDVMATGDKIPMVDINSKLTQAIKEIDDKNLGLTLVVNQNKVVEGILTDGDIRRFLIKKTDISGALSRNCMTPNPKTIDKENLAIKALEVMEKMEITSLVILNKNGTPKGVVHLHDLLGKKEFKVGY
- a CDS encoding HAD hydrolase family protein produces the protein MKIKNMIKKIKYFVSDVDGVLTDGKIFYKDKCMYRFFNIKDGVAFKLLKISGIHPVLISGKESKETYERFKQLGLEYYFEGIENKVEQMEEFIFQNNTSWEEICYIGDDLPDIPPMKKSAYAIAPADAVEDVKLTAHYVCKQKGGDGAFREAVELILKEQNRWTDILEKFFAS
- a CDS encoding SpoIID/LytB domain-containing protein, encoding MYKFLQNRVVLIFLVFILFMKPSHSQEINVCLWKGYNPVVALSNLANKFKGEFIISKHAGQSLVINQVDLEEYIEGVLSKEMDSLWPLEALKAQAVLSRTFALHKMCENKSKNLPYDIENSIFHQVYGVTNCEKIKEAVYSTKGEVLTVNGEIAQIFFHANCGGATALPEEVWGGKCPSLKSVNDPYCARTPYYHWQKTFTKREISYFIGFPNLESVVISERGKSGRAKNLKFYATNGRVMVLSAHKFRMAVNNKAPKILFTSPSVIPGTNFSIRMSGNNVVFTGTGYGHGVGMCQWGARKMAEEGKDYIEILKYYFQNFSLANYKQIDSLKK
- the raiA gene encoding ribosome-associated translation inhibitor RaiA; this translates as MEIKIQSAVEIDKKFKEYIEEKFGKLDKFVFGKGVAELYITKEKHLYSLKIRVDSKNSSIFIEESSDDIAKGIESLYSRTKRQLRKQHDKITNKSHN
- a CDS encoding PTS sugar transporter subunit IIA translates to MKIIDFLKEESVLINLQGKTKREALSELLNVLKSKNYIKNSSEILDIVLEREKLGSTGIGQGIAVPHAKTDQIEKLVGAVGISDNGVSFDSLDGEPVNIIFLILAPTKSIGEHLKALAKIARLLKNRTFRTALRNSKTASEAMQIIIEDDEKLSSTT
- the ptsP gene encoding phosphoenolpyruvate--protein phosphotransferase; amino-acid sequence: MRKIYGLGLSPGIVIGKVLILKNNLLGDPEHTISKNKINSEIERFLSAKKEAEKEILKKQEELKETAGNKYADIFYFHLSLLNDPFFIEKTKDIITKELVNTETALKKVLENISYEFKKSSEDLMKDKRIDMSDVIERIIVKLKKTDVMKIKKQKEEIIVAHDLAPSQTVSLDKKYVIGFITEVGSVTSHTAILAKALEIPAIVAKEKVTELLQNGDSVIIDTNDGIIIQNPSASTIQKYKRKQKELVLKNRQLSFLKNLLGKTKDGRNIKLQANIELPEEIETAEKYGAEGIGLYRTEYLYLNRKDLPCEEEQFLAYKKVCGKTQENDIIIRTLDIGGDKFLSKSPYPKELNPFLGWRGIRFCLERLDIFETQLRAILRAAACGNLKIMFPMVSTIEEIIQSKEILQKVKKDLKKEKVDFNSDIDVGVMIEVPSAALISYRLAKEVDFFSIGSNDLVQYTLAADRGNSKIAHLYQPCHPAVLHLIKLTIENASKEGIWTGICGEMASIPEIACLLAGLGAVEFSMAPVAIPAVKDRLRQFDYSYLKSVAKEIEVFDNHSDVYKYLQKKFK
- a CDS encoding bifunctional phosphoglucose/phosphomannose isomerase, encoding MSTKSLIEKFDNDDMLYKLTSFPQQCETAYSIPTNTERILPPKNIIFSAMGGSAIGGDVLKTLCDTYSKTPLYVNREYKFPLWANKDSLFLIASYSGNTEETVNVLKEGLKSNAQIACITSGGEIESISNANKIPIAKLPNGFPPRSAFGYLFFPSYNILANLKILEPFNKNILKKITVWVKEFSPESENNLAIAIAEKIYNKIPVIYSSNMLSSCSSRWKTQLAENSKAFAFTNTFPEMNHNEIMAWRNPKWFIKKSVPIFFESNKEHPRIKLRFQITKEIISKVQPDIITIKTEEKSLIENMLYLIILGDWVSFYLAILNKENPTEIEEIQILKKQLTETQ
- the metK gene encoding methionine adenosyltransferase, translating into MNHSYIFTSESVTEGHPDKICDQISDLILDNVLESDKKGRVACETLVTRGLVFITGEITTEKYVYIPELVRDLIQNIGYIDTSYGFHFNESAIITSIQNQSQDIALGVDKGGAGDQGMMFGYATDETPELMPLPISLAHKLVKRLSYLRKSRELPYLRPDGKSQVTVLYENGIPKSVESVVLSTQHSPDVSQKTIQNDLREMVIDIIIPKEMQNKDMKVFINPTGRFVIGGPQGDTGVTGRKIIVDTYGGVGSHGGGCFSGKDPSKVDRSASYMARYLAKNIVASGLAKKCHIQLAYVIGIAQPVSIMVNTEKTGLIRDNDLVKIIRDNFDLSPLGIIKKLELLNPIYLKTACYGHFGREEEGFKWEEKDSVQIFKTSS
- the ahcY gene encoding adenosylhomocysteinase, translated to MEYSIKDISLAETGRKRVEWAFKEMNVLNLIKSRYSNSKPLKGIRVGCCLHITTETANLMTTLKSSGAEVYLCASNPLSTQDDVSAHLVKNENIGVFGKRGEDNKSYYENINNIMKKEPHIVVDDGCDLISSLHKNPSYATNIIGATEETTTGVVRLKNLASNNLLKFPVIAVNDANTKHLFDNRYGTGQSTIDGVLRATNILISGKIAVVAGYGWCGKGIAKRFEGMGAKVIVTETDPIKALEAAMDGYWVMPISEASEKGDIFITSTGNTSVITINEILKMKSGAILGNAGHFNVEIDLTELEKSTIKKTNIRQGLDEYSLNNGRNVYILGEGRLVNLACAEGHPSAVMDLSFANQFLSVKYIRENNPLEPKVYNVPQEIDIEVARLKLESMGIKIDTLTKQQKEYINSWNLGT
- the coaE gene encoding dephospho-CoA kinase (Dephospho-CoA kinase (CoaE) performs the final step in coenzyme A biosynthesis.); this encodes MESGNIESSTTKKLIVVGITGIFGSGKTTVGKVFQEEGVPYFSLDAIVHQILKREDVKKSLQLIFGDKIINNQEVDKKTIAKTIFSNTTKKKEHEELIHPLVFAEFNKIIFDFRNKGGIIVFEIPLLFETKSESFFSKIIVVSSPLDKIYSRLKEKFSPEDIKSRLANQIPLKQKEKNASYIIFNSGSLYETTAQVKKIIKDLQKELHKSSLF
- the rho gene encoding transcription termination factor Rho, coding for MQQKKETDISMLRKLTMAELQAISKNLKINGVSNLRKEELIYKIMESQTQKDSLLIGEGVLEILPDGFGFLRSPNYNYLPGPDDIYISPSQIKKFALKTGDTVGGQIRPPKENEKYFALLKVEKVNNDLPENIQMRIPFEELTPIHPNKRFILETTPDELTTRVIDISTPIGKGQRGLIVSPPRTGKTVILQKLANAIATNNPEVYLIVLLVAERPEEVTEMRKIVKGEVISATFDESPERHTQVAEIAIEKAKRLVEHKMDVVILLDSITRLARAYNVLVPHTGKIMTGGLESNALDKPKRFFGAARNIEEGGSLTILGTALIDTGSKMDDVIFEEFKGTGNMEINLERKLSDRRTFPAIDINRSGTRREELLVNAEELQLMWLLRRVLASLNSVEAMEKLINLIKTTKTNIELLLNLKKAQSKED